From the genome of Mycobacterium kansasii ATCC 12478:
GCCCCAAGACGGCCGAGACCGCCGCCGAATTCGGGCTTCGGGTGGATGTTCAGCCGGAGACCGCCGCCGTGGGTCCACTGGTGGACGCCCTGGCCGAGCATGCCGCCAGATTGCGCGCCGAGGGGGCGCTGCCGCCGCCACGCAAGAAGAGCCGCAGGCGCTAGTGCTCGGCGGTGATCGCAAGCGTGGCGGAGCCGGGCGCAGCGGGTCGCCGCGCATGAGCTCGGCGGTGATCGCAAGCGTGGCGGAGCCGGGCGCAGCGGGTCGCCGCGCATGAGCTCGGCGGTGATCGCAAGCGTGGCGGAGCCGGGCGCAGCGGGTCGCCGCGCATGAGCTCGGCGGTGATCGCAAGCGTGGCGGAGCCGGGCGCAGCGGGTCGCCGCGCATGAGCTGGCCGCGGCAGCGCCCACGCCGGCTCCGCGCAACCCCCGCGATGCGCCGTTTGGTGGCGCAAACCTCTTTGGAGCCAAGGCATTTGGTGCTACCGATGTTCGTCGCCGAGGGCATATCGGAATCGCAGCCCATCCGTTCTATGCCGGGCGTTGTGCAGCACACCCGTGATTCGCTGCGCAGCGCCGCCGCCGACGCGGTCGCTGCCGGAGTGGGCGGGCTGATGCTATTCGGCGTGCCCCGTGACCAGGACAAGGACGCTGTCGGCTCGGCCGGCACCGATCCGGACGGCATCCTCAACGTCGCGCTTCGGGACCTGGCCAAGGACCTGGGCGACGCGACGGTGTTGATGGCCGACACCTGCCTGGACGAGTTCACCGACCACGGGCATTGCGGTGTCCTCGACGAGCGCGGCCGGGTCGACAACGACGCCACCGTGGACCGCTACGTGGAACTGGCGGTGGCCCAAGCACGGGCAGGGGCCCACGTGGTCGGTCCGAGCGGAATGATGGACGGCCAGGTGGGCGCGATCCGCGACGGCCTGGACGCCGCCGGCTACACCGACGTGGTGATCCTGGCCTACGCCGCCAAGTTCGCCTCGGCGTTCTACGGACCCTTCCGGGAGGCGGTGAGCTGCAGCCTGTCCGGCGACCGGCGGACCTACCAGCAGGAACCGGGCAATGCGCGCGAGGCGCTGCGGGAAATCCAGCTGGATCTGGACGAGGGCGCCGATATCGTGATGGTCAAACCGGCGATGGGGTATCTGGACATCGTGTCCGCGGCTGCCGCGAATTCGCCGGTGCCGGTGGCGGCCTACCAGGTCTCGGGGGAGTACGCGATGATTTGCGCGGCCGCGGCTCACAACTGGATCGACGAACGTGCCGCCGCGCTGGAATCGCTGACCAGCATCCGGCGCGCCGGGGCCGATATCGTGCTCAGCTACTGGGCCGCCGAAGCGGCGGGTTGGCTTTCGTGACGGAGGCTTCGATGACATCATCGGGGGACACCAAATCCAAGCCGTTGTTCTACGAACCCGGCGCCAGCTGGTATTGGCTGTTGGCCGGTCCGATCGCGGCGGTGTCGATGATTTTGATCGAAATGTCCGGCGGCGGCGGGGTTGGGCTGGTGACGCCGGCGATTTTCCTGGTGATGGTGTCGGTGTTCGTGGCGGTGCAAGTGAAGGCGGCGCGTATCCACACCTCCGTGGAACTCACCGAAGACGCGTTGCGACAGGGCACCGAGACCATCCTGGTGTCCGAGATCGTGAAGGTGTTTCCCGAGCCGGAGAATTCGGAGGCATCGGGCAAGCCGTTGGCCAAGTGGCAGTCGGCGCGGGCGCTCGGCGAACTGGTCGGGGTGCCGCGGGGCCGGGTGGGCATCGGTCTGAAGCTCACCGGGGGCCGCACCGCCCAAGCCTGGGCGCGACGGCATCGTCACTTGCGGGCTGCGCTGACTCCACTGGTTACCGAGCGTGTCGAGCCCGTTCAGATGGACGTCGACGATGACGACACGGGGTCGGCGCGGTGACCGCCCGTCACCGGGCGATGGCCGAGCTGACCGTGGCCTTGGCCGCTGTGGTGGCCACCGCGGCGAGTTGGCTGCATACCCGGTCGACAGTGGTGGTGGGGCCGGTTGCCGACGGGCAGCCGGTCACCGTGTCGGTGGTCTATCACCCGCAGCTGCTGGTGCTGACGTTGTTGCTGGCGACGGTCGCCGGAATTTTCGCGGTGGTGGGGGCGGCCCGGTTGCGGCGAAGTGCCCGGCCATCGGCGGGGGCTGAGCCGACTGCTAAGCCGTCTTCCTGATCAGCGGCAGGACCAGCTGACGGCGGCTGACGATGGCGTCAGCCAAGTCGCGAAGCGCCTCGTGGACGGAACCGGTGAGCGGAAACAGTGCATCGTCGCGGTCGTCGCCGAGCAGCTGGCGGACGGCTGGGCTCGCCACCAGCGACCACTGCACGCCGGCAGCATGGCAGTTCTCGTCGAGCATGTGCAACAGCGAGATAGCGGCCGCAGAGAAGTAGTCGACCTCGCTCAGGTCGAGGACCACGGGATGATCCTCGAGGATGAACCGCTGCAGGTACTTGCCGACCTCGTCGATGTTGACGGCGTCGATGTCGCCACGGATGGTCACCACCGTCGCCAGGTGACGACAGTGCGCGCGAATGTGAGCACCGGCGCAGTCGTAGGTCCAGTTTCCCCGTCGACCCGTCGGATCAGCGACGTCGGCGATAGTCATGAGCGGCCTCACTCCCCGTGGCAGTCTGCGCCCAACGCTAAACCGCAAACCTAAGGAGACCGAAAGCCGCGTCTAACTCTTTGCTAAGAGCGATTTTCGCGGCAGTTGCCAAGCCTCCAGCAACGTCGGACGCACCAGGGGCGGCGGATTCCACGGCAACCTCCCAGGATGTGCCCGTGCCGTCGGGAGCGTCTCGCTGTTAGGCTGCGATGGCTGCCCATCGCCAGTCGGCGGGCTGGAGAACAGGCGGGTCGCCCGCTCAGCCGAAGCAGCAGGCGAACGCCCGACGACAATGCGCGCCACGTAGCGAGGTGGGGCAGCGGCACCACCCGCCCGTCGGGGAGCTTGCGGGGCGGAGTCGGGCAATCGGATGACGAAACAGCAGAGTCCAGACGGAAAGAGCGTCGTGCGCACCGGAGACATCACCGCAGACATCAGGGGTGAGATCCGCGGGGAGATCAAGTCGCTGACGGGGCTTCGCATCATCGCCGCCGTGTGGGTCGTGCTGTTTCACTTCCGGCCGATGCTGGGCGATGCATCGCCGGATTTCCGCGATGCCCTCGCGCCGGTGCTCAATTGCGGTGCGCAGGGCGTCGACCTGTTCTTCATTCTCAGTGGCTTTGTGCTGACCTGGAACTACCTTGACCGCATGGGCAGGTCCTGGTCGACCCGCGCCACCGTGCATTTCCTGTGGTTGCGGCTGGCCCGGGTGTGGCCGGTCTACCTGGTCACCTTGCACCTGGCCGCACTGCTGGTGATCTTGAGCCTGCACGTCGGGCATGTGCCGCTGCCGGAAGTGCGAGATCTCACCGCTATCAGCTACGTGCGGCAGATCCTGTTGGTGCAGTTGTGGTTTCAGCCGTTCTTCGACGGGTCCAGTTGGGACGGTCCGGCCTGGTCGATCAGCGCCGAATGGCTGGCCTACCTGCTGTTCGGTCTGCTCATCCTGGTGATCTTGCGGATGGAACGCGCTACGCGCGCCCGCAGCCTGATGCTGCTGGCTTTCGCCGCGTCGTTGCCTCCGGTGCTGCTGTTGCTGGCCAGCGGCCAGTTCTACACGCCGTGGAGCTGGCTGCCACGCATCGTCACACAGTTCATCGCGGGGGCGCTGGCCTGTGCAGCGGTGCGCCGGTTGCGGCTGTCCGATCGTGCTCGCCGAGTGGCCGGATACCTTGCCCTGCTGCTGATTGCGGTCATGGTGGCCGTCATGTACTGGTTGGACGCGCATCCCATCACCGGAGTCGTGGACAGCGGCGGCGTGGTCGACGTGTTGTTCGTTCCGCTGGTGATCACGCTGGCGGTCGGCGTCGGCAGCCTGCCGAGACTGCTGTCGACGCGGCTGATGGTTTATGGCGGGCAAATCTCATTTTGCCTGTACATGGTGCATGAGCTGGTGCACACGGGGTGGGGCTGGGCCGTCCTTCAATTCGATCTGACGCCGCAGGACAACCCGTGGAAATGGAACATCATCGGCCTGCTCGCGATCGCCGTGGGTGCCTCGATCTTGCTGTATCACCTCGTCGAGGAGCCCGCGCGGCGCTGGATGCGCAAGATGGTAGATGTAAGAGCACTGCACCGGAAAAGCGAATCCGCTGAGTCGACGAGCGCGACGCTTCATCCGATCGACGGTGCGCGGGAAGCGGTTTCGGCCCGCGCGGTGTGACGGTTGCAGCGCGTCGACGACGAGTTTGCCTGGATTCCTCGTACGATGACGACGCCGTATCCCAGCGGAGGTTGGTAGTGAGTCGGGTGGCCATGTTCATCATTGGTCTGACTCTGATGGCCGGCGCAACCCCGGCAACCCTTGGCTACCGCCCGCTGACCATGGATTTCCGGCTCACCCACCTCGCGGTGATCGGTGACTCCTATACCGCCGGCACCGACGAGGGAGGCCTGGGCTCCACGTCGTGGACGGCACGCGCCTGGCAGGCGCTGGCTCGCGCCGGAGAGCGGATTGCCGCCGAGGTGGCAGCCGAGGGCCGGGCCGGTTACGGGGTGCCCGGTGACCATGGCAGCGTCTTCGAGGATCTGACCGCCAGGGCGGTCAAGCCCGACGATGTGCTGGTCGTGTTCTTCGGCTCCCGCAACGACGAAGGCGTCGACCCGCAACTGCTGGCCGAAAAGGCCGGCGAGACATTCGATCTGGCGCGCCGCTTGGCGCCGTCCGCGAGGCTGCTGGTGATCGGGCCGCCGTGGCCCACCGCCGAGGTCCCCGACTGGGTGCTGCAGATTCGCGACGTGCTCAACGCCGCGGCTCACGCCGCGGGAGCAGCATTCGTCGATCCGATCGGCGACGGCTGGTTCGTGGACAGGCCCGAGTTGATCGGCGCCGACGGCGTGCACCCCACCGATGCCGGGCATCAGTATCTGGCGGACAAGATCGCACCGCTCATTCGCGCGCAGTTGCTTCGATGAGCGGGCTGATTTTCGTCCAAACCTTCAGCCGCACAAGGTGTTAAGTGTCGCCATTCAGTCTTCCGCGTGCCTTTCGTAGTCCCAACGCTCAAGGCGCGCTTGCAATTGCACGAGACCGAGCCCGGCGACTGGCGTGAGCGCCGTCACAAATATCAGCATCAACGGACTCATCTCGAAACCTCCAAGACTCTTTCAGTGATAACACGTTCTGCGTGGTTATGTGGTTCATTCGCAAAGAAATTCATCCGTGTCGTAATCCAA
Proteins encoded in this window:
- a CDS encoding Rv0518 family GDSL lipase — its product is MFIIGLTLMAGATPATLGYRPLTMDFRLTHLAVIGDSYTAGTDEGGLGSTSWTARAWQALARAGERIAAEVAAEGRAGYGVPGDHGSVFEDLTARAVKPDDVLVVFFGSRNDEGVDPQLLAEKAGETFDLARRLAPSARLLVIGPPWPTAEVPDWVLQIRDVLNAAAHAAGAAFVDPIGDGWFVDRPELIGADGVHPTDAGHQYLADKIAPLIRAQLLR
- the hemB gene encoding porphobilinogen synthase, producing MSWPRQRPRRLRATPAMRRLVAQTSLEPRHLVLPMFVAEGISESQPIRSMPGVVQHTRDSLRSAAADAVAAGVGGLMLFGVPRDQDKDAVGSAGTDPDGILNVALRDLAKDLGDATVLMADTCLDEFTDHGHCGVLDERGRVDNDATVDRYVELAVAQARAGAHVVGPSGMMDGQVGAIRDGLDAAGYTDVVILAYAAKFASAFYGPFREAVSCSLSGDRRTYQQEPGNAREALREIQLDLDEGADIVMVKPAMGYLDIVSAAAANSPVPVAAYQVSGEYAMICAAAAHNWIDERAAALESLTSIRRAGADIVLSYWAAEAAGWLS
- a CDS encoding STAS domain-containing protein; this encodes MTIADVADPTGRRGNWTYDCAGAHIRAHCRHLATVVTIRGDIDAVNIDEVGKYLQRFILEDHPVVLDLSEVDYFSAAAISLLHMLDENCHAAGVQWSLVASPAVRQLLGDDRDDALFPLTGSVHEALRDLADAIVSRRQLVLPLIRKTA
- a CDS encoding acyltransferase family protein codes for the protein MRGEIKSLTGLRIIAAVWVVLFHFRPMLGDASPDFRDALAPVLNCGAQGVDLFFILSGFVLTWNYLDRMGRSWSTRATVHFLWLRLARVWPVYLVTLHLAALLVILSLHVGHVPLPEVRDLTAISYVRQILLVQLWFQPFFDGSSWDGPAWSISAEWLAYLLFGLLILVILRMERATRARSLMLLAFAASLPPVLLLLASGQFYTPWSWLPRIVTQFIAGALACAAVRRLRLSDRARRVAGYLALLLIAVMVAVMYWLDAHPITGVVDSGGVVDVLFVPLVITLAVGVGSLPRLLSTRLMVYGGQISFCLYMVHELVHTGWGWAVLQFDLTPQDNPWKWNIIGLLAIAVGASILLYHLVEEPARRWMRKMVDVRALHRKSESAESTSATLHPIDGAREAVSARAV